A DNA window from Linepithema humile isolate Giens D197 chromosome 6, Lhum_UNIL_v1.0, whole genome shotgun sequence contains the following coding sequences:
- the LOC137000703 gene encoding uncharacterized protein, with the protein MSQSEKAGDMPGADAAQIGRVSVRVPPFWPEEPELWFAQLESQFLLSAVTSDSTKYAYAISQIETKYIKEIKDVITNPPTCGKYEAVKRALIQRLSDSQEHRIRQLLEREELGDRKPSQFLRHLRTLAGNAVPDQLLRTLWLGRLPAQMQIILATRADDLLEDVAEQADRVYEVTCRTVAVLDKPKETKSKPTGSLEDQIQALVKQVAALNTRLGRQEHRHKQQRHRSRSRSRTKSNSEEDSEFCFFHRRFGSKARKCTEPCTYKEKKKDKTEN; encoded by the coding sequence ATGAGCCAATCAGAGAAGGCCGGCGATATGCCAGGCGCCGACGCAGCACAAATCGGCAGAGTATCGGTGCGAGTACCACCTTTTTGGCCGGAGGAACCAGAATTATGGTTCGCCCAATTAGAGAGCCAGTTCCTGCTGAGCGCCGTCACGTCGGATTCAACGAAATACGCATACGCAATCTCGCAAATCGAAACCAAATACATCAAGGAAATCAAAGACGTGATAACGAATCCTCCGACATGCGGGAAATACGAAGCCGTAAAAAGGGCACTCATCCAACGACTGAGCGACTCACAGGAACACCGCATCCGCCAATTATTAGAGCGAGAGGAACTAGGCGACCGAAAGCCATCGCAGTTCCTGCGCCATCTAAGGACGCTCGCGGGCAATGCCGTGCCTGATCAACTCCTGCGCACGCTATGGCTGGGGCGTTTACCGGCCCAAATGCAGATTATACTAGCGACGCGAGCTGACGATCTTCTCGAGGACGTGGCGGAACAGGCCGACCGTGTCTACGAAGTCACATGCCGAACAGTCGCAGTTTTGGACAAGCCGAAGGAGACGAAATCAAAACCTACCGGCTCACTCGAGGACCAGATACAGGCATTGGTCAAGCAAGTCGCCGCACTCAACACGCGATTGGGCCGGCAGGAGCACCGCCACAAACAACAGCGCCACAGATCGCGCAGCCGCAGCCGGACCAAATCAAATTCGGAAGAAGACAGCGAGTTTTGCTTTTTCCATCGGCGATTCGGTAGCAAGGCAAGGAAATGTACAGAGCCATGTACATacaaggagaagaagaaggacaAAACGGAAAACTAG